From the genome of Candidatus Electrothrix communis, one region includes:
- a CDS encoding phosphoribosylaminoimidazolesuccinocarboxamide synthase → MSNAAIRTDLPELNLLHRGKVRDMYEIPGHEDKLLMIATDRISAYDVVMDDPIADKGKVLTQISLFWFDLLADIVPNHLISADVDQYPEVCHQYQDQLEGRSMLVRRTQVVPIECIVRGYISGSFWSAYKKDTTVCGFALPEGMQESDKFPQPLFTPSTKAEQGLHDENISVAQMEEIIGKDVADKMADISIRLYEKASEYARSKGIIIADTKFELGMVDGELILIDEVLTPDSSRFWPMDEYTPGQGQPSFDKQFLRDYLSSLDWGKQPPPPPLPTEITEKTAARYKEAQERLTV, encoded by the coding sequence ATGAGTAACGCTGCTATTCGGACTGATCTGCCGGAACTGAACCTGCTGCATCGCGGCAAAGTTCGCGATATGTACGAAATCCCCGGTCATGAGGACAAACTGCTCATGATCGCCACCGACAGAATCTCTGCCTATGACGTGGTGATGGATGATCCCATTGCCGACAAGGGCAAGGTACTGACCCAGATCTCTCTTTTCTGGTTTGATCTGCTGGCCGACATTGTACCCAACCACCTGATCTCAGCTGATGTTGATCAGTACCCGGAAGTCTGTCATCAATATCAAGACCAGTTGGAAGGCCGTTCCATGCTGGTGCGCCGCACTCAAGTGGTACCCATTGAATGCATTGTTCGGGGCTATATTTCCGGTTCCTTTTGGTCAGCCTATAAGAAAGATACAACAGTCTGCGGTTTTGCCCTGCCTGAAGGCATGCAGGAGTCTGATAAATTTCCCCAGCCGCTCTTTACCCCGTCCACCAAGGCGGAACAGGGCCTGCACGACGAGAACATCTCAGTGGCCCAGATGGAAGAGATTATCGGCAAGGACGTTGCGGACAAGATGGCGGACATCAGCATCCGTTTGTACGAGAAGGCTTCGGAGTATGCTCGCAGCAAGGGGATCATCATTGCAGACACCAAGTTCGAACTGGGCATGGTCGATGGCGAGCTGATCCTGATTGATGAGGTACTGACCCCGGATTCTTCCCGCTTCTGGCCTATGGATGAATATACACCGGGCCAGGGACAGCCCAGCTTTGACAAGCAGTTCCTGCGGGATTATCTCTCCTCACTGGACTGGGGCAAGCAACCGCCGCCCCCTCCCCTGCCAACGGAAATAACGGAGAAAACCGCTGCCCGTTATAAAGAGGCGCAGGAGCGTCTGACGGTCTAA
- a CDS encoding GAF domain-containing protein encodes MISDKENIRAKVSIPGEVAQRWQNLMNVLARELEVPCACIMKRSGEELEVFSVSSTEQTLCRYGQKIPGTNSLDGRTADTALLHPSLRYYLGYPLLWPDGDVFGTISVQDVQENTVADSKNWLLEEFRHQAEQDLLILQQQHALRLETEQRKLAESELTNFTPKEFHSLMNAAHAVLMHRKFKVSARIIFDEACKMTGATAGYVALLNDTGEENEVLFLEAGGLPCTVDPDLPMPIRGLRAESYHSGKAVYDNDFMHSQWTAYLPAGHVDMKNVMFAPLNISGRTVGIIGLANKDGDFTEFDATMAEAFGEVAAIALRNSRTLDELDETNRKLEHFNEALVNREMRIVEVKQEVNSLCRELGRDPVYRVGTGD; translated from the coding sequence ATGATATCAGATAAGGAAAATATACGGGCGAAGGTATCGATACCCGGAGAGGTGGCACAACGCTGGCAGAATCTCATGAACGTGCTTGCCCGGGAACTGGAAGTTCCCTGTGCCTGTATTATGAAGCGGAGCGGGGAGGAACTGGAAGTTTTTTCTGTCAGCTCTACAGAGCAGACTCTCTGTCGGTATGGACAAAAAATCCCCGGTACCAACTCGTTGGACGGGCGTACTGCTGATACGGCCCTGCTGCATCCCAGTCTGCGCTATTATCTCGGTTACCCGCTGTTATGGCCGGACGGCGACGTGTTCGGGACCATTTCCGTGCAGGACGTTCAGGAAAATACCGTGGCGGACAGCAAAAACTGGTTATTGGAGGAATTCCGTCATCAGGCGGAGCAGGACCTGCTGATTCTGCAGCAACAGCATGCATTACGTCTGGAAACCGAACAACGTAAACTGGCGGAGTCGGAACTGACCAACTTTACACCCAAAGAGTTTCACTCCCTGATGAATGCCGCCCATGCCGTCTTAATGCATCGCAAATTCAAGGTTTCCGCCCGTATCATTTTTGACGAGGCCTGTAAGATGACCGGAGCCACTGCCGGTTATGTTGCTCTGTTGAATGATACCGGCGAAGAGAACGAGGTGCTCTTTCTGGAGGCTGGCGGGTTGCCCTGCACGGTGGATCCCGACCTGCCCATGCCCATCCGCGGTCTGCGTGCCGAATCCTATCACAGCGGCAAGGCGGTGTACGACAATGATTTTATGCATTCTCAATGGACAGCCTATCTTCCTGCCGGACATGTGGACATGAAAAACGTGATGTTTGCGCCGCTCAATATCAGCGGCAGGACAGTGGGCATTATCGGACTGGCCAACAAGGACGGCGATTTTACCGAATTCGATGCTACCATGGCCGAGGCCTTCGGCGAGGTCGCCGCTATCGCTTTACGCAATTCCCGAACTCTGGATGAGCTGGATGAGACCAACCGGAAACTTGAACATTTTAATGAAGCTCTGGTCAACCGTGAGATGCGCATTGTCGAGGTGAAGCAGGAGGTGAATTCCCTGTGTCGGGAGTTGGGCCGGGATCCTGTTTACAGGGTCGGAACCGGCGACTGA
- a CDS encoding adenylate kinase yields MKLILLGAPGAGKGTVAKLLTAIDGSVQISTGDILRGAVQAGSDLGKEAEGYMKRGDLVPDSLIMGIMGKRLQEDDCAKGFLLDGFPRTIPQAEALKELLTELDITLDKAVNIDVPKDIILDRLCTRRTCENSDCQAIYNVKSNPPKQEGICDKCGSKAIQREDETEEAISHRLATYNEKTAPLIGFYEKEGLVLSVEATSSDAVIDAVKKELSL; encoded by the coding sequence ATGAAACTTATCCTTCTCGGCGCACCCGGTGCAGGTAAAGGAACTGTTGCAAAACTTCTGACCGCTATTGACGGTTCTGTCCAAATTTCCACCGGCGACATCCTGCGCGGTGCTGTTCAGGCCGGAAGCGACCTGGGAAAAGAGGCGGAAGGCTACATGAAACGCGGCGATCTGGTTCCTGATTCTCTGATCATGGGCATTATGGGAAAACGCCTCCAGGAAGACGATTGCGCCAAAGGTTTTCTGTTGGACGGTTTTCCCCGTACCATTCCTCAGGCCGAGGCCCTGAAAGAACTGCTCACCGAATTGGACATCACCCTGGACAAGGCAGTGAACATTGATGTACCCAAGGATATCATCCTGGACCGTCTCTGTACCCGACGCACCTGCGAAAACAGCGACTGTCAGGCTATCTATAATGTAAAATCCAATCCGCCCAAGCAGGAAGGAATCTGCGACAAATGCGGTTCCAAGGCTATTCAGCGTGAGGACGAGACCGAAGAGGCAATCAGTCATCGTTTGGCCACCTACAACGAGAAGACTGCCCCGCTGATCGGCTTTTACGAAAAAGAGGGTCTGGTACTTTCTGTTGAGGCCACCTCCAGCGACGCTGTTATCGACGCAGTGAAAAAAGAGCTGAGCCTGTAA
- a CDS encoding response regulator: MKIKRKLQLHTAVAVLFGLLFFLVLYHSQKILRTALVVERQLYRIEHDAQKLALLSYEMPGNPKKKKVGEQWRIIYSRLDQCIRDIPRIYEVPDIRLKSLQYEHVRLGKLYDQLSALPEYNPSAGYSEDFSLKKRNQLVAAITVNVQNIVSVSARIREDCRTEQERRLQRAQHLSLTAAALIIFFFMLSAFLSGRSIFLSIAALHDGIRRVGRGDLDHPVCLETGDELGEFAGAFNQMLLVLRETTAGRDLLDREVRERQRTEKKLHEYQDGLEQKVKERTEDLTRSRLAAISIMEDTELQRHKAEQLSQRLQQEILVKKEQEKLLREQKTVLRETARKAEAANRAKSIFLANMSHELRTPLNAVLGFSQLMQTNPDIPETEQEHLQIINRSGHHLLSLINAVLDMSKIESGQVELEPVSFDLHELVDDLINMMRRRAEKKGLYLLTEYCSDLPRYIHADAGKLRQILLNLLGNAVNYTAEGGVILRVNGKSDGKGTALKLFFEVEDSGTGIAQDEQLRIFHPFVQGGAPGEQAGTGLGLTITRQYAELMGGEICLESKAGRGSLFRVSLPMQRGDEENAVKDNEASGKKTVRLAPGQGEQRVLIVEDNRDNRLLLQNLLKPVGFSVHEATNGAEALAVFQEWRPHFIWMDIRMPIMDGCEATRRIRALPGGEAVKIVALTASAFREQRRRIQEAGCDEVLCKPFRPPEIFKSMKNHLKLRYIYDQEAQEDEQAAPSAPLTAAMTTELPDEQKKALRAAAQKLDISASEKVIKEVRNEHPEIADRLQMLAREFRFGQILELLDDKKKLSEKK; the protein is encoded by the coding sequence TTGAAGATAAAGAGAAAATTACAGCTGCATACTGCTGTTGCGGTGCTGTTTGGACTGCTCTTCTTCCTGGTGTTGTATCATTCCCAGAAGATTCTCCGCACAGCACTTGTTGTGGAAAGGCAATTATACCGTATTGAGCACGATGCTCAGAAGCTGGCCCTGCTGTCCTATGAAATGCCGGGCAATCCAAAGAAAAAAAAGGTCGGAGAACAGTGGCGGATAATATATTCCCGCCTTGATCAATGCATAAGGGATATACCTCGAATATATGAGGTGCCGGATATCCGGCTGAAAAGTTTGCAATACGAACATGTCCGGCTGGGGAAATTGTATGATCAGCTGTCGGCCCTGCCGGAATACAATCCGTCGGCAGGGTATTCCGAAGACTTCTCCCTAAAAAAACGGAATCAGCTTGTAGCGGCTATCACCGTTAACGTGCAGAATATTGTTTCCGTTTCCGCACGGATCAGGGAGGATTGCAGGACGGAGCAGGAACGGAGGTTACAGCGGGCGCAGCATCTCTCTCTGACTGCGGCGGCACTGATTATTTTTTTCTTTATGTTATCGGCTTTTCTGTCCGGCCGCAGTATTTTCCTTTCTATTGCCGCTCTGCATGACGGCATCAGGCGTGTCGGCAGAGGTGACCTGGACCACCCGGTGTGTTTGGAAACCGGGGATGAACTGGGAGAATTTGCCGGAGCTTTTAATCAGATGCTGCTGGTACTTCGTGAAACAACGGCCGGTCGCGATCTGCTTGACCGGGAGGTCAGAGAACGGCAGCGGACAGAAAAAAAACTGCATGAGTATCAGGACGGACTGGAGCAGAAGGTCAAAGAGCGCACGGAAGACCTGACCAGATCACGGCTGGCGGCGATCAGTATTATGGAAGACACGGAGCTGCAGCGCCATAAAGCGGAACAGCTCAGTCAGCGGCTGCAGCAGGAGATACTCGTCAAAAAAGAACAGGAGAAACTGTTACGCGAGCAGAAGACAGTGCTGCGGGAAACCGCCCGGAAGGCCGAGGCCGCCAATCGGGCGAAGAGTATCTTTCTGGCCAATATGAGCCATGAGTTACGTACTCCGCTGAATGCGGTGCTGGGATTTTCCCAACTTATGCAGACCAATCCTGATATTCCGGAGACAGAGCAGGAGCACCTGCAAATTATCAACCGCAGCGGTCATCATCTGTTGTCCTTGATCAATGCTGTACTGGATATGTCCAAAATCGAGTCGGGGCAGGTGGAGTTGGAACCGGTCTCTTTCGACCTGCATGAACTGGTGGACGACCTGATAAATATGATGCGGCGACGGGCCGAAAAAAAAGGATTATACCTGCTTACGGAATATTGCTCCGACCTTCCCCGTTATATCCATGCCGATGCCGGCAAGCTGCGCCAGATCCTGCTGAATCTGTTGGGCAATGCGGTCAACTACACTGCGGAGGGCGGTGTAATCCTGCGGGTGAACGGAAAATCCGACGGTAAGGGGACTGCATTGAAGTTATTCTTTGAGGTGGAGGACAGCGGTACAGGAATTGCACAGGATGAGCAGCTGCGCATTTTTCACCCGTTTGTCCAGGGAGGGGCTCCCGGTGAGCAGGCCGGAACCGGACTAGGACTCACCATTACCAGACAGTATGCAGAACTGATGGGAGGCGAAATCTGTCTGGAGAGTAAAGCGGGCAGAGGATCGCTTTTCCGTGTGTCCCTGCCGATGCAGAGGGGGGACGAAGAGAATGCGGTCAAGGACAACGAGGCCAGCGGGAAGAAAACTGTGCGACTGGCACCTGGGCAGGGAGAGCAACGGGTACTGATTGTTGAAGATAATAGAGATAATCGGCTTCTTCTTCAAAACCTGTTAAAGCCGGTTGGTTTTTCAGTGCATGAAGCAACCAATGGTGCCGAGGCACTCGCTGTGTTTCAGGAATGGCGACCTCACTTCATCTGGATGGATATACGGATGCCGATAATGGACGGGTGTGAGGCGACCAGACGCATCCGTGCTCTGCCCGGCGGCGAAGCGGTAAAAATCGTCGCTCTGACTGCCAGTGCCTTCAGAGAGCAACGCCGGAGAATACAGGAAGCAGGCTGTGACGAAGTACTCTGCAAGCCGTTTCGGCCCCCGGAGATATTCAAATCGATGAAAAACCACCTTAAACTTCGCTATATCTATGATCAAGAGGCGCAGGAAGATGAACAGGCCGCACCTTCCGCCCCGCTTACTGCAGCAATGACAACGGAACTGCCTGATGAACAAAAAAAGGCATTGAGGGCGGCTGCTCAGAAACTGGATATTTCAGCGTCCGAAAAGGTGATCAAAGAGGTTCGCAATGAACACCCGGAGATTGCCGACAGGTTGCAGATGCTGGCCCGGGAATTTCGCTTCGGTCAAATTTTGGAGCTGCTCGACGATAAAAAAAAACTTTCTGAAAAAAAATGA
- the asnB gene encoding asparagine synthase (glutamine-hydrolyzing), translating into MCGISGFNWNDEGLIRAMTDSIEHRGPDQQGHFCSDEMSLGFRRLSIIDLSDNGRQPMFNEDKTIALVFNGEIYNFQELRKELKAKGHVFGSKADSEVIIHGYEEWGTEVMQRLRGMFAFGLYDIPRKRLLLVRDRIGIKPLYYTYKEGRLLFASEIKAILEDKQVERRINYQAMYDYLGFEFVPAPQTMFADIHKLPAGHMLVFENGNIHQEQYWDLKFHPGENKLSFDEAVEKMRELLDQAVQSHLVSDVPLGVFLSGGLDSSCLVALMRKHLNSSFKTFTIGYEDKSFSELEYAQIVADYCQTDHQVLVLDTLKPDYVEKTLWHLDEPMTDLSTVPLYLLCKQAREHVTVCLSGEGADESFAGYDRFKASRMSTWFNLMPGPLRKQVIGRLASMLPDQPQKKGAINMLKRFVEGANLDPAGQHLRWQYFFNSVLENNLLQNGFRNKVELDPFRQLREYNARCDAGNDRVNREIYLDMRFMMTDSVLMKVDRMSMASSLEIRVPLLDHVLVEFMASLPGDWKLKGMTTKYIFRAALEGLLPDKIVNRGKQGYSLPVKHLLRGDLKKYMIELLNDSTVIRENMDPCYVNRLIEEHCSMQQNHNHVLWALINIAIWHNRFF; encoded by the coding sequence ATGTGCGGTATAAGCGGTTTTAACTGGAATGACGAGGGCCTGATTCGGGCCATGACCGATAGCATTGAACATCGGGGGCCAGATCAGCAAGGCCATTTCTGCTCTGATGAAATGTCCCTGGGCTTCCGGCGGCTTTCGATTATTGATCTCAGCGATAACGGGCGCCAGCCCATGTTCAATGAGGACAAGACCATTGCCTTGGTCTTTAACGGCGAGATCTATAATTTTCAGGAGCTGCGCAAAGAGCTGAAGGCCAAGGGCCATGTCTTTGGCAGCAAGGCCGACTCAGAGGTAATCATCCATGGCTATGAGGAATGGGGGACGGAGGTCATGCAGCGTCTGCGCGGCATGTTCGCCTTTGGGTTGTATGATATACCTCGCAAGCGTCTGCTCCTTGTCCGTGACCGTATCGGTATCAAGCCGCTGTATTATACCTATAAGGAAGGACGCCTCCTTTTTGCGTCGGAAATTAAGGCTATCCTGGAAGATAAGCAGGTAGAGCGGCGGATCAATTATCAGGCCATGTATGATTATCTCGGCTTTGAGTTCGTACCAGCGCCCCAGACCATGTTTGCCGATATCCACAAGCTGCCTGCTGGGCATATGCTGGTCTTTGAAAACGGCAATATCCACCAGGAACAGTATTGGGATCTTAAATTTCATCCGGGTGAAAATAAGCTCTCTTTTGACGAAGCGGTCGAAAAGATGCGTGAACTGTTAGATCAGGCCGTGCAGAGTCATCTGGTCAGCGATGTGCCGCTGGGGGTCTTTCTTTCTGGAGGGTTGGATTCCAGCTGTTTGGTGGCTTTGATGCGCAAGCACCTGAACAGTTCGTTCAAAACCTTTACTATTGGCTATGAGGACAAGTCCTTTAGTGAGCTGGAATACGCCCAGATAGTGGCTGATTATTGCCAGACGGATCATCAGGTTCTCGTCCTGGATACGTTAAAGCCGGATTATGTAGAAAAGACCCTTTGGCATCTGGACGAGCCCATGACCGACCTCTCCACCGTGCCGCTGTATTTGCTCTGTAAGCAGGCGCGGGAGCATGTTACGGTTTGTCTTTCCGGGGAAGGCGCGGACGAGAGCTTTGCGGGTTATGACCGCTTCAAGGCCAGTCGTATGAGTACTTGGTTTAATTTGATGCCTGGGCCGCTGCGCAAGCAGGTTATCGGTCGCCTTGCCTCCATGCTGCCGGATCAGCCCCAGAAAAAAGGGGCGATCAATATGCTCAAACGCTTTGTTGAGGGAGCTAATCTGGATCCGGCAGGTCAACATCTGCGCTGGCAGTATTTCTTTAATAGCGTGCTGGAAAATAATCTCCTCCAAAATGGCTTCCGCAACAAGGTTGAGCTGGATCCGTTCCGCCAGCTGCGGGAATATAATGCCCGTTGCGATGCTGGCAATGACCGAGTGAATCGGGAAATCTACCTGGATATGCGCTTCATGATGACCGATTCGGTGCTGATGAAGGTGGACCGGATGTCTATGGCCAGCTCCCTGGAGATCCGAGTGCCCCTGCTCGACCATGTGCTGGTGGAGTTCATGGCCTCCTTGCCCGGTGACTGGAAGCTCAAAGGGATGACAACCAAGTATATCTTTCGGGCTGCCCTGGAAGGCCTGCTGCCGGATAAAATTGTCAACCGGGGTAAGCAGGGCTACAGCTTGCCGGTCAAGCACCTCCTGCGTGGAGACCTGAAAAAGTACATGATAGAGCTGCTCAACGATTCAACTGTGATTCGGGAAAATATGGATCCGTGCTATGTCAATCGGTTGATTGAGGAGCATTGCAGCATGCAGCAGAACCATAACCATGTGCTCTGGGCCTTGATTAATATTGCCATCTGGCATAATCGATTTTTTTAG
- a CDS encoding ATP-binding protein, translating into MGQGAGTLSYNLKKITRDLLYLAGQNSLIDQITHPDQENLEQLAQNFINFSRIKGYYDQIRWIDETGMERIRVDYASNGPKATPPDRLQNKSGRYYVKETLKLSPGGIFISPLDLNIERGQVEYPFKPTIRIATPLTDRSGKQRGILIINYAARNMLDNFLAATFKIRDHVSILNQEGYWLVSPNAADEWCFMFNLKNTTLESRFPKIWKKIKGAEKGILLNNDDGLWIWSTVHPLDGIQTGGASRLHHTPDNYLWKVTSHISKQELSDIIFTIRLKVISVTFLLFLLTGSISCKQARIEQRLREDNSALEREALERTALLNDKFIDLQKVNSDLEITQSRSAAIISSLSRVGEGLIIIDSTQKVHYMNQVMIDWFGDMTGKNCSFLTDDQQSPWDCVYVKDAIEQEKSVCFLPSSGTERIFEITSTKFTESDTGPAILQVVHDITDQKKKEMLLQENQEKYRRLVENIGDKFVVFSQNPDTELWTYASDSVCSIFGYREEERNKGDIAWSKVIDWLPDSLEQRRFHLSRIKEGKSHFIQHDMQFRHPDGELRTIRVSSHPVHNEDGKLLAINGILEDITEYEYITEKLAEAQQRAEAANEAKSEFLANMSHEIRTPMNAILGMSSLALETDLNAEQKNYIEKVYTSAESLLGIINDILDFSKIEAGKLEIETVSFRLEKVFENFINTIELKASVKGLDLGIDISPEVPERLKGDPLRLGQILINLGNNAVKFTSRGGVKISVEPLREQDEIVLLEFCVADTGIGMNPQQQSKLFKSFSQADSSTTRKFGGTGLGLSISKKLVEMMGGTIWFESAIDRGSRFYFTLPFVACRAEREEKDTQKKNNAKGSQEDFLHLKGTKVLLVEDNELNQELAKLLLARKGILVTVANNGAEALETLQTSIFDCVLMDIQMPVMDGYTACRAIRKLPQYKDLPVIALTANVLSTDQEKSKEAGMNAHIGKPFNEKEMFTVISRHINKQENEG; encoded by the coding sequence ATGGGACAAGGGGCGGGCACACTCTCCTATAACCTGAAAAAAATCACCAGGGATCTTCTTTATCTTGCTGGCCAAAACAGCCTGATTGACCAGATAACCCATCCTGATCAGGAAAATCTGGAACAGCTCGCTCAAAACTTTATCAATTTTTCTAGAATAAAGGGGTATTACGACCAGATTCGCTGGATCGACGAAACCGGAATGGAGCGCATACGCGTCGATTACGCGTCTAACGGACCGAAAGCGACGCCACCGGATCGTTTACAGAATAAAAGCGGACGTTATTATGTCAAAGAAACCTTGAAACTGTCTCCAGGGGGAATTTTCATTTCACCTCTTGATCTCAATATTGAACGCGGACAAGTTGAATATCCTTTTAAACCGACAATTCGTATAGCCACCCCGCTTACAGATCGCTCAGGTAAACAACGCGGTATCTTGATCATTAACTATGCTGCGAGAAATATGCTGGACAATTTTCTCGCCGCCACCTTTAAGATAAGAGACCATGTGTCTATTCTGAATCAGGAGGGGTATTGGCTGGTCAGCCCGAACGCTGCCGATGAATGGTGTTTCATGTTCAATCTGAAAAATACAACATTAGAAAGTCGTTTTCCGAAAATTTGGAAGAAGATCAAGGGGGCAGAGAAAGGCATCTTGCTCAATAATGACGACGGGTTATGGATCTGGAGCACAGTACATCCCTTGGACGGTATCCAGACAGGGGGGGCCAGTAGGCTGCACCACACACCGGATAACTATCTCTGGAAGGTGACCTCCCATATCAGCAAGCAGGAGCTTTCTGATATCATATTTACTATCCGCCTCAAAGTTATCTCCGTTACCTTTCTCCTGTTTCTGCTAACCGGCTCTATCTCCTGTAAACAGGCCCGCATTGAACAAAGATTGCGAGAGGACAACTCGGCTCTTGAACGGGAGGCCCTTGAACGCACCGCTCTACTCAATGATAAATTCATTGATCTACAAAAGGTCAACAGCGATCTTGAAATTACTCAGTCCCGGTCAGCAGCCATTATCAGCTCTCTTTCCCGGGTAGGCGAAGGCCTGATCATCATTGATTCGACCCAGAAAGTTCACTACATGAACCAGGTAATGATTGATTGGTTCGGCGATATGACGGGCAAGAATTGTAGTTTCCTGACAGATGACCAACAAAGCCCCTGGGACTGCGTATATGTTAAAGACGCTATCGAACAAGAGAAATCAGTCTGCTTTCTCCCTTCCTCCGGTACTGAACGAATCTTTGAAATCACCTCGACAAAATTCACAGAAAGTGACACCGGCCCTGCGATCCTCCAAGTAGTACATGATATTACCGATCAGAAGAAAAAAGAAATGCTTTTGCAAGAAAACCAGGAGAAATATCGTCGGCTCGTCGAAAATATCGGCGACAAATTCGTTGTTTTCAGCCAGAATCCTGACACGGAGCTATGGACCTATGCCAGCGATAGCGTCTGTTCGATTTTTGGTTACAGAGAGGAAGAACGTAATAAGGGTGATATTGCCTGGAGCAAAGTGATCGACTGGCTCCCCGACTCCCTGGAACAACGTCGTTTCCATCTTTCAAGGATCAAAGAGGGCAAGTCTCATTTTATCCAGCACGATATGCAGTTCCGACACCCAGACGGGGAATTACGCACAATCCGGGTCTCGTCCCATCCGGTTCATAACGAAGATGGCAAGCTTTTGGCCATCAACGGTATTCTGGAAGATATTACCGAATACGAGTATATTACAGAAAAATTGGCCGAAGCTCAGCAACGAGCCGAAGCCGCCAACGAAGCAAAGTCGGAGTTTCTTGCCAATATGAGCCATGAAATTCGTACTCCGATGAACGCCATTCTCGGTATGTCCAGTCTAGCTTTGGAGACAGACCTTAATGCAGAGCAGAAGAACTATATAGAAAAGGTCTATACCTCAGCAGAGTCTCTCCTTGGTATCATCAATGACATCCTTGACTTCTCTAAAATAGAAGCTGGAAAACTCGAAATCGAGACCGTATCCTTCCGCCTGGAAAAGGTCTTTGAAAATTTTATCAATACCATAGAATTAAAGGCATCTGTCAAAGGGCTCGACTTAGGTATTGATATCTCACCCGAAGTACCTGAACGACTGAAAGGCGATCCTCTACGACTGGGACAGATACTGATCAACCTTGGTAATAATGCAGTAAAATTTACCAGTAGAGGCGGTGTCAAAATAAGCGTTGAACCGCTGCGCGAGCAAGACGAAATCGTCCTGCTTGAGTTCTGCGTCGCAGATACCGGCATCGGCATGAACCCCCAACAACAAAGCAAGCTGTTTAAATCATTCAGTCAGGCAGATTCATCCACCACCCGAAAATTCGGGGGAACCGGTCTTGGTCTTTCAATCAGTAAAAAACTGGTGGAAATGATGGGTGGCACAATCTGGTTTGAAAGTGCTATAGATCGAGGCTCCCGTTTTTATTTCACTCTCCCCTTTGTCGCCTGTCGCGCTGAGCGGGAGGAAAAAGATACGCAGAAAAAAAACAATGCAAAGGGTTCCCAGGAGGACTTTCTCCATCTCAAAGGAACCAAGGTCCTCCTTGTAGAAGATAATGAACTGAATCAGGAACTCGCTAAACTCCTTCTGGCTCGCAAAGGCATTCTGGTCACTGTAGCGAACAACGGAGCTGAGGCCCTGGAAACATTACAGACCTCCATCTTTGACTGCGTGCTCATGGATATCCAGATGCCGGTTATGGATGGTTACACAGCCTGTCGAGCAATTCGCAAGCTCCCGCAGTATAAAGACCTGCCTGTTATCGCCCTGACCGCTAATGTCCTGTCCACGGATCAGGAAAAAAGCAAAGAGGCAGGCATGAATGCGCATATCGGCAAACCATTTAACGAAAAAGAGATGTTTACGGTCATATCCCGGCATATCAACAAACAAGAAAATGAAGGCTGA